A part of Geothrix oryzae genomic DNA contains:
- a CDS encoding TolC family protein encodes MRTLLRLAPALVLAASGLAQIPPPTPPSTPSAEADPVLAALLAEALGKHPDLERADAAVRMDRERIPQAGVLPDPSLSLGLQNDGFKELMIGKMETSYYSVAFTQPFPWPGKRGLRKEAAALGVDVSQAARSRVQMSLEADVRRGYAALLLVRGQQQLLAQQAVFLEQSERLARTRYEVGQGNQGDLLRAQLELTRLKQAAWSLEAEERSVLAGLNRLRQHDPADPIPTTAALADLPEPAPLAPEEVEAASPELAGARASVRQTEKLVDLAKLDRRPDFAVTAGIMPRGSLEPMWQVGVSISLPIYGRHKQQRAVAEHEHHRRGQGAEVESVRTLLRQRTEERSIQIQTLRRTRDLYQAGLLVQSEATFKAVLSQYEAGRASFLGALEALNGWVGDQGAYLQTLAQLQAQHIALREAALGATVPINGGSLASASLSAGAAAAPSASPSTAKAPGKAQDSGPASMKM; translated from the coding sequence ATGCGCACGCTGCTGCGTCTGGCCCCGGCCCTGGTGCTCGCCGCATCGGGCCTGGCCCAGATCCCTCCTCCCACCCCTCCCTCCACGCCTTCGGCCGAGGCCGACCCCGTCCTGGCGGCCCTGCTGGCCGAGGCCCTCGGGAAACATCCCGACCTCGAGAGGGCCGATGCCGCCGTGCGCATGGACCGAGAGCGCATCCCGCAGGCGGGTGTGCTGCCGGATCCCTCGCTGTCGCTGGGTCTGCAGAACGACGGCTTCAAGGAACTCATGATCGGCAAGATGGAGACGAGCTACTACAGCGTCGCCTTCACGCAGCCCTTCCCCTGGCCGGGCAAGCGGGGCCTCCGCAAGGAGGCGGCCGCCCTGGGCGTGGATGTGTCCCAGGCCGCGCGCTCCCGCGTGCAGATGAGCCTGGAGGCCGATGTCCGGCGGGGCTACGCGGCCCTGCTCCTCGTCCGGGGGCAGCAGCAGCTGCTGGCGCAGCAGGCCGTCTTCCTCGAACAGTCCGAACGGCTGGCCCGCACCCGGTACGAGGTGGGGCAGGGCAACCAGGGCGATCTGCTGCGGGCCCAGCTGGAGCTCACGCGGCTGAAGCAGGCGGCCTGGTCCCTGGAGGCCGAGGAACGGTCCGTGCTCGCGGGCCTGAACCGCCTGCGCCAGCATGACCCGGCCGATCCCATCCCCACGACCGCGGCGCTGGCGGATCTGCCCGAACCCGCGCCCCTGGCCCCGGAGGAGGTCGAAGCCGCGAGTCCCGAGCTGGCCGGCGCCCGCGCCAGCGTGCGGCAGACCGAGAAGCTGGTGGACCTGGCGAAGCTGGACCGCCGTCCGGATTTCGCCGTGACGGCCGGCATCATGCCCCGCGGCAGCCTGGAGCCCATGTGGCAGGTGGGCGTGAGCATCTCACTGCCCATCTACGGCCGCCACAAGCAGCAGCGCGCCGTGGCCGAGCATGAGCACCACCGCCGGGGCCAGGGCGCCGAGGTGGAATCCGTCCGCACCCTGCTCCGTCAGCGCACGGAGGAGCGAAGCATCCAGATCCAGACCCTGCGCCGCACCCGGGATCTCTACCAGGCGGGCCTGCTGGTGCAGAGCGAGGCGACCTTCAAGGCCGTGCTGTCCCAGTACGAGGCCGGCCGCGCCTCCTTCCTCGGCGCCCTCGAGGCGCTGAACGGCTGGGTGGGCGACCAGGGCGCCTACCTGCAGACCCTGGCCCAGCTGCAGGCCCAGCACATCGCCCTGCGCGAGGCGGCCCTCGGCGCCACGGTCCCCATCAACGGCGGGTCGCTGGCGTCCGCCAGCCTCTCAGCCGGCGCCGCGGCCGCGCCCTCCGCCTCCCCATCCACCGCCAAGGCCCCGGGCAAGGCCCAGGACAGCGGCCCCGCCTCCATGAAGATGTAG
- a CDS encoding NAD(P)/FAD-dependent oxidoreductase, with translation MGTVDTAEVAIIGGGIAGLSLAFHLARAGQRGIVLLEREDQAGTYASGHNAAVARSLTGRDEHTALAVEGRRRLAEAGLMTAGGGLLVSVERGPLDAFEAEAARHGVEVHRGEGIPLPGLKATEHLAIPGDGVIDIAGLVRACAEGARAGGADLRFGCALRGLRPTQPHAEAGFDLDTDRGPLRAKTLAIAAGAWAGDLGRQAGSQIAFTPLRRSLVWSGAPHPQRDPWAWWVDRPFYLRPESGGLLMCPCEEVAVPLPPRGRQPEVDPAVLEGLFTSLRELAPDLAERPVTRYWTGLRTFAPDRRFVLGWDPWNPRLFWSAGLGGHGMTSGLAVGQLAADCFLRKATAGPLDPARFKG, from the coding sequence ATGGGCACGGTTGACACGGCAGAGGTTGCGATCATCGGCGGCGGCATCGCGGGGCTCAGCCTCGCCTTCCACCTCGCCCGCGCCGGCCAGCGGGGAATCGTCCTGCTGGAGCGCGAGGACCAGGCCGGCACCTACGCCAGCGGCCACAACGCCGCCGTGGCCCGCTCCCTGACGGGCCGCGACGAGCACACGGCCCTGGCGGTGGAGGGGCGGCGGCGTCTGGCCGAGGCGGGCCTGATGACCGCGGGGGGCGGCCTGCTCGTCAGCGTGGAACGCGGCCCCCTCGACGCCTTCGAGGCCGAGGCGGCCCGCCACGGCGTGGAAGTCCACCGCGGCGAGGGCATCCCCCTGCCGGGCCTGAAGGCCACCGAGCACCTGGCCATTCCCGGCGACGGGGTCATCGACATCGCCGGTCTGGTGCGCGCCTGCGCCGAGGGCGCCCGGGCCGGCGGCGCCGACCTGCGGTTCGGCTGCGCCCTGCGGGGCCTGCGCCCCACCCAACCGCATGCGGAGGCCGGCTTCGACCTGGACACGGACCGAGGGCCCCTGCGCGCGAAGACGCTCGCCATCGCAGCCGGGGCCTGGGCCGGGGACCTGGGCCGCCAGGCGGGCTCCCAGATCGCCTTCACGCCCCTGCGCCGCTCCCTGGTGTGGAGCGGCGCGCCCCATCCTCAGCGGGATCCCTGGGCCTGGTGGGTGGACCGCCCCTTCTACCTGCGCCCCGAAAGCGGCGGCCTGCTCATGTGCCCCTGCGAGGAGGTCGCCGTGCCCCTCCCGCCCCGCGGGCGGCAGCCGGAGGTGGATCCCGCCGTGCTCGAGGGTCTCTTCACCAGCCTGCGGGAGCTGGCGCCGGACCTGGCGGAGCGCCCCGTCACGCGCTACTGGACGGGCCTGCGCACCTTCGCGCCGGACCGCCGGTTCGTCCTGGGCTGGGATCCCTGGAACCCCCGCCTGTTCTGGTCGGCGGGCCTGGGCGGCCACGGCATGACCAGCGGCTTGGCCGTGGGCCAGCTCGCCGCCGACTGCTTCCTGCGCAAGGCCACCGCCGGGCCGCTCGATCCAGCCAGGTTCAAGGGCTGA
- a CDS encoding efflux RND transporter permease subunit → MSAPVGYDPEHPTFLQRIIRFSAENRWLVMAASVVLIAMSFWTMRHIPLDALPDLSDTQVIVYSKWDRSPDIVEDQVTYPIVTALLGAPKVKAVRALSDFGFSYVYVIYEDGTDIYWARSRTLEYLSKITSSLPPGVTPVIGPDATSVGWVYQYALVDRSGKHSTDELRSLQDWFLRYAIQSTPGVAEVATVGGQARQFQVQVDPNKMAAYKIPIEAVIGAVKGANSEVGGRLVEYSGREYMVRGRGYVKTTKDLEQAVLKAENGTPVRLGDVATVTLGPEMRRGLADLDGQGDVVGGIVVMRQGENALNVIDRVKAKINNLKQGLPEGVEVVTVYDRSELIDNAIKTVKHKLIEEMIVVSIIILIFLWHIPSAIVPIITIPVSVALAFIPMYGIGQNANLMSLAGIAISIGVLVDGAIVEVENAYKKIEKWIEAGKPGSFYQVRLEALMEVGPSVFFSLLVVAVSFLPIFTLLDQEGRLFKPLAFSKNFAMGIAALLALTLDPAMRMLFARVEPFQFKPKWLAWTFTQFVVGKYYAEEKHPISVFLHRIYEGPCRFVVKHAKATIAVAVLLVLATIPAFVSLGSEFMPPLNEGTLLYMPSTLPGLSQTEAQRILQVQDRLIRTVPEVGSVFGKAGRADTATDPAPFSMMETVIVLKPEDQWREKPRWFSSWAPDFLKAALRPIWRDRITEEEIVAELDRVVRLPAIPNAWTMPIKARQDMLSTGIRTPIGLKINGADLDTIQKVAVEAERILSGVPGTRSAFAERTAQGYFLDFVLKREQLARYGLSVEQANMLVMTAIGGDNQSTVYDGRARYPVNVRYARDYRENPGALNRVLIPTPGGALIPMEEIADLKWANGPAMIRDENGQMNGYVLVDFDTSKIDVGSYVQHAKAAVEKELKLPPGYSLTWSGQYENMIRVKERLKIILPITLVLIFGLLYANTKSAFKASVVMLAVPFSAIGAFWLLWALGYNMSIAVWVGLIALMGLDAETGVFMLLFLDLSHDEAKREGRLKTDGDLIEAIIHGAVKRVRPKAMTVFAAFMGLLPIMWSTGTGADVMKRIAAPMVGGLATSFLLELLVYPAIYYLWKRKEVVEGPATPLPVPAPSLPVPEPA, encoded by the coding sequence ATGAGCGCACCTGTCGGCTACGACCCCGAACACCCGACCTTCCTCCAGCGGATCATCCGCTTTTCGGCGGAGAACCGCTGGCTGGTGATGGCCGCCTCCGTGGTGCTGATTGCCATGTCCTTCTGGACCATGCGCCACATCCCCCTGGATGCGCTGCCGGATCTCAGCGATACCCAGGTGATCGTCTACAGCAAGTGGGACCGGAGCCCCGACATCGTCGAGGACCAGGTGACCTACCCCATCGTCACCGCGCTGCTCGGAGCCCCGAAGGTGAAGGCGGTGCGGGCCCTTTCCGACTTCGGTTTCTCCTATGTCTATGTGATCTACGAGGACGGCACGGACATCTACTGGGCCCGATCCCGGACCTTGGAGTACCTCAGCAAGATCACCTCCAGCCTGCCCCCGGGCGTCACGCCGGTCATCGGTCCCGATGCGACCTCCGTGGGCTGGGTCTATCAGTACGCCCTGGTGGACCGCAGCGGGAAGCACAGCACGGATGAACTGCGATCGCTGCAGGACTGGTTCCTCCGGTATGCCATCCAGAGCACGCCCGGCGTCGCCGAAGTCGCCACCGTGGGCGGCCAGGCCCGGCAGTTCCAGGTCCAGGTCGATCCCAACAAGATGGCGGCCTACAAGATCCCCATCGAAGCCGTCATCGGCGCCGTGAAGGGGGCCAACTCGGAGGTCGGCGGGCGCCTCGTGGAATACAGCGGGCGCGAGTACATGGTCCGGGGCCGGGGCTATGTAAAGACGACCAAGGACCTTGAACAAGCGGTCCTCAAGGCGGAGAACGGCACGCCGGTGCGTCTGGGCGATGTGGCCACGGTGACCCTGGGACCCGAGATGCGCCGGGGCCTGGCGGACCTGGACGGCCAGGGGGATGTGGTCGGCGGCATCGTGGTGATGCGGCAGGGTGAGAACGCCTTGAATGTGATCGACCGCGTCAAGGCGAAGATCAACAACCTGAAGCAGGGCCTTCCAGAAGGCGTGGAAGTGGTCACGGTCTACGACCGCTCCGAGCTGATCGACAACGCCATCAAGACGGTGAAGCACAAGCTCATCGAGGAGATGATCGTCGTCTCGATCATCATCCTGATCTTCCTGTGGCACATTCCCTCGGCCATCGTGCCCATCATCACGATCCCCGTGAGCGTCGCGCTGGCCTTCATCCCGATGTACGGCATCGGCCAGAACGCCAACCTCATGAGCCTTGCCGGCATCGCCATCTCCATCGGCGTGCTGGTGGACGGGGCCATCGTGGAGGTGGAGAACGCCTACAAGAAGATCGAGAAATGGATCGAGGCGGGCAAACCGGGAAGCTTCTACCAGGTGCGGCTCGAGGCCCTGATGGAGGTCGGCCCCAGCGTCTTCTTCTCCCTCCTGGTGGTGGCGGTGAGCTTCCTGCCCATCTTCACCCTGCTGGACCAGGAAGGACGGCTCTTCAAACCCCTGGCCTTCTCCAAGAACTTCGCCATGGGCATCGCCGCGCTCCTGGCGCTGACCCTGGACCCGGCCATGCGCATGCTCTTCGCGCGGGTGGAGCCCTTCCAGTTCAAGCCCAAGTGGCTGGCCTGGACCTTCACCCAGTTTGTCGTCGGGAAGTACTACGCGGAGGAGAAGCACCCCATCAGCGTCTTCCTCCACCGGATCTACGAAGGCCCCTGCCGCTTCGTGGTGAAGCACGCCAAGGCGACCATCGCCGTGGCCGTGCTGCTGGTGCTGGCCACCATCCCGGCCTTCGTCTCCCTGGGCAGCGAGTTCATGCCGCCCCTGAACGAGGGCACGCTGCTCTACATGCCCTCCACGCTGCCGGGCCTCAGCCAGACCGAGGCCCAGCGCATCCTGCAGGTGCAGGACCGCCTCATTCGCACCGTGCCCGAGGTCGGGAGCGTCTTCGGCAAGGCGGGCCGTGCTGACACCGCCACGGATCCCGCTCCCTTCTCCATGATGGAGACGGTGATCGTCCTCAAGCCCGAGGACCAGTGGCGCGAGAAGCCCCGGTGGTTCAGCTCCTGGGCGCCGGACTTCCTGAAAGCCGCCCTCAGGCCCATCTGGCGGGATCGGATCACCGAGGAGGAGATCGTCGCCGAACTGGACCGCGTGGTGCGGCTCCCGGCCATTCCCAACGCCTGGACCATGCCCATCAAGGCGCGGCAGGACATGCTCAGCACCGGCATTCGCACCCCCATCGGCCTCAAGATCAACGGCGCCGACCTGGACACCATCCAGAAGGTCGCCGTGGAAGCGGAGCGCATCCTGTCGGGTGTCCCGGGCACCCGCAGCGCCTTCGCCGAACGCACGGCCCAGGGCTATTTCCTGGACTTCGTGCTGAAGCGGGAGCAGCTGGCCCGCTACGGGCTCAGCGTGGAGCAGGCCAACATGCTGGTGATGACCGCCATCGGCGGCGACAACCAGAGCACGGTCTACGATGGCCGGGCCCGCTACCCCGTGAATGTGCGCTACGCCCGGGACTACCGGGAGAACCCCGGTGCCCTGAACCGGGTGCTCATCCCCACGCCGGGCGGGGCCCTGATTCCCATGGAGGAGATCGCCGACCTGAAATGGGCCAACGGTCCCGCCATGATCCGCGACGAGAACGGCCAGATGAACGGCTATGTGCTCGTCGACTTCGATACCTCGAAGATCGATGTGGGCTCCTATGTCCAGCACGCCAAGGCGGCCGTGGAGAAGGAGCTCAAGCTGCCCCCGGGCTACAGCCTCACCTGGTCGGGCCAGTACGAAAACATGATCCGCGTGAAGGAACGGCTGAAGATCATCCTGCCCATCACCCTGGTGCTGATCTTCGGCCTGCTCTACGCCAACACCAAGAGCGCCTTCAAGGCCTCCGTCGTCATGCTGGCGGTGCCCTTCAGCGCCATCGGCGCCTTCTGGCTGCTCTGGGCCCTGGGCTACAACATGAGCATCGCCGTGTGGGTGGGCCTCATCGCCCTGATGGGCCTGGACGCCGAAACGGGCGTCTTCATGCTGCTGTTCCTGGACCTCAGCCATGACGAGGCCAAACGGGAAGGGCGGCTGAAGACCGATGGCGACCTGATCGAAGCCATCATCCACGGCGCCGTGAAGCGCGTCCGGCCCAAGGCCATGACGGTCTTCGCGGCC
- a CDS encoding efflux RND transporter periplasmic adaptor subunit, whose product MSLDQPTFDPPSLTPGPAPSRAPRLRTLGLVALGLVAGVGGTLLLRPAPKHDHEAASAPTPKKQMFQCPMHPQIIQDHAGTCPICGMDLVPMDGQGTTVAGLEDHAAVTIDHERQQLIGLRTEKVAEGTVSGELRALGRVAVDETRVRKVNVKVEGFVEKLFVDFVGKPVAKGQPLFSFYSPEFVSAQREFLLALKTQKALSGGSLQASGGDLLDSARRRLTLWDVPPSAIDHLEKTGEVLKSLTLRSPISGVVTVKSVVEGARLTPADIPFEITDLSRVWVLVDIYEAELGRVKVGMPAELTVQASPGKVIKGRIAFVDPVMDPKTRTAKARVEFPNPAGELKPEMFGEVVLKGQGRKGLIVPLDAVLDAGTMKVAFVALGNGKFEPREVTTGTTVGEKVEIRSGLEAGEEVVVRANFLVDSESRLKAALAHLSQKGASTEGAKAAPSQPAPSGHQH is encoded by the coding sequence ATGAGCCTTGATCAACCCACCTTCGATCCCCCCAGCTTGACCCCCGGCCCGGCTCCCAGCCGCGCCCCGCGCCTGCGCACCCTCGGCCTGGTGGCCCTGGGCCTGGTCGCCGGCGTCGGCGGCACGCTGCTCCTGCGTCCGGCCCCCAAGCACGACCACGAAGCCGCCAGCGCCCCCACCCCCAAGAAGCAGATGTTCCAGTGCCCCATGCACCCGCAGATCATCCAGGACCACGCGGGCACCTGCCCCATCTGCGGCATGGACCTCGTGCCCATGGATGGCCAGGGGACGACCGTCGCCGGCCTCGAGGACCATGCGGCCGTCACCATCGACCACGAACGCCAGCAGCTCATCGGCCTGCGCACCGAGAAGGTGGCCGAGGGGACGGTGAGCGGGGAACTCCGCGCCCTGGGCCGGGTGGCCGTCGACGAGACGCGCGTCCGCAAGGTCAATGTGAAGGTGGAGGGCTTCGTGGAGAAGCTCTTCGTGGACTTCGTCGGCAAGCCCGTCGCGAAGGGCCAGCCCCTCTTCAGCTTCTACAGCCCCGAGTTCGTCAGCGCCCAGCGGGAGTTCCTCCTGGCCCTCAAGACGCAGAAGGCCCTGTCGGGCGGGTCGCTGCAGGCCAGCGGCGGCGACCTGCTGGACTCCGCCCGGCGCCGCCTCACGCTCTGGGATGTGCCGCCCTCGGCCATCGACCATCTGGAGAAGACCGGCGAGGTCCTGAAGTCGCTCACGCTGCGCAGCCCCATCTCGGGCGTGGTGACGGTGAAGAGCGTGGTGGAGGGCGCCCGGCTCACCCCGGCGGACATCCCCTTCGAGATCACGGACCTCAGCCGGGTCTGGGTGCTGGTGGACATCTACGAGGCCGAACTGGGTCGCGTCAAGGTGGGCATGCCCGCCGAACTGACGGTCCAGGCCTCGCCCGGGAAGGTCATCAAGGGGCGCATCGCCTTCGTGGATCCGGTCATGGATCCCAAGACCCGCACCGCCAAGGCCCGCGTGGAATTCCCGAATCCCGCCGGCGAGCTGAAGCCCGAGATGTTCGGAGAAGTCGTGCTGAAGGGGCAGGGGCGCAAGGGCCTGATCGTCCCCCTGGATGCGGTGCTGGACGCCGGCACCATGAAGGTGGCCTTCGTGGCGCTGGGGAACGGCAAGTTCGAGCCCCGGGAAGTCACGACGGGCACCACCGTCGGCGAGAAGGTGGAGATCCGCTCGGGCCTGGAAGCCGGCGAGGAAGTCGTCGTCCGCGCCAACTTCCTGGTGGATTCCGAATCCCGCCTGAAGGCCGCCCTGGCCCACCTGAGCCAGAAGGGCGCCAGCACCGAGGGCGCCAAGGCCGCTCCTTCCCAGCCGGCGCCGTCCGGCCACCAGCATTGA